The following nucleotide sequence is from Nesterenkonia xinjiangensis.
CCGGCCTCTCGGCGCACCAGGGGCTCCACCTCCGTAGCTCCCCGCGACACCAGGTCATCCATGGCCGAGGCGACGTCCTCGACGTGCCAGTACGTGGTCGCGACACCGACGCCGTCGGCCCTTCGTCCTTCTGGTGCGTAGCGCTGATCTATGAACCCGAGCTCATCCTCATCGGGCCCGATCCGGAACTCCGCGTAGGCCGGCTCCTGGGTCGACGGACGCAGGAAGTAGGGCTCGAGGTCGAGCAGGTCGCTGTACCAGGCGACCACCGCCGGCACGTCCTCGACGTAATGGGTCTGGGTCGTCATTCCTCGCAGCATGGCGTTCTCCTCATCTGATGTGTGGACTGTGGCCGGCACCTGGGGCGTCCGTGATGTCAGCCCCACTCTCCCAGGAAAGTGCTCAGGGTATGAGCACTTTCCTTGCTACGCTCTCCCCATGGGCGCCCACCGCCTCATCGCGGTCCTCCTCATCCTCCAGACCAGGAAGCGGGCGACCGCACGGGAGATCGCCGACGAGCTGGACGTCTCCGTAGCCACGGCCCGCCGTGACCTCGAGGCCCTCAGCACGGCCGGTGTGCCCGTCTACTCCGAGGCCGGACGTGGCGGGGGCTGGCGACTGGTCGGGGGTGCCCGCACGGATCTGACCGGACTGACGGCGTCGGAGGCTCATGCGCTCTTCGCCGCCCTGGGCTCCACCGCGACGACGGCCGGCCAGCAGACCATGCTGCGCAAGCTCCAGCGCGCGATTCCTGAGTCCTTCCACCTTGAGGTCGCAGCCGCGATGAGTGCGGTGCGGACAGACACCGCCCGGTGGGGAGAGCAGGCACAGGACCATCCCGCAGAGGTGGATGCTCTCCAACAGGCGATCATCCGGGGCAGAAAGGTCAGCCTCGACTACAGGAACCGGGCAGGACACCGTCAGGACGTTCCGTGTGGACAGGATCTCCACCCTGAGTGCCACCGGCGAGCCGGCCCGACCAGCCCCGATGGATCTCGACGAGGCGTGGCGGGCCGTCGTCGAGCGGTCCGAGCAGGAACGCTCCCGCATCGTCGCCTCTGTGTCCGTCCGCGAAACGGACTGGCCGGTGCTCCGCCACCATTTCGGACGTCACGCGCAGCACGTGGAGGACCGACCAGAAGGCCGGATGTTGGTGCAGGTGGCCGCCCACACCGTCCGTGGGCTCGCCGAGCAGCTGGCCAGCTGGGGGCAGCACCTGGAGGTGCTGGAGCCCGCCGCTGTCCGCGCTGAACTGGCCAGGATCGGCGCTGAGCTCCTCGACGCCTACGGCTGAGCGCACCTCACGCCAGCGGCAAGCGCGCCTCCACACAGAACCCACCCTCCGGCGTCGGGCCCGTCTCCACCTCACCCCCGACTGCGCTCACCCGTTCCCGGATACCCGCGAGGCCCAGGCCCGCACCGGGGGCCGGGACGAGGTCACCTGTGGGTGGGACGGAGTTGACCACACTCAGCCGCAACCGACCGTCGGCGACTCGAGCGGTGACCTCCACTGTCGACCCCGGCGCATGCCGCAGCGCGTTGCTCAGCGCTTCCTGCACCAGGCGGTAGGCCGCCAGGCCCACCGCGGAGGGGATCTCCGGCAGTGCCCCGAGTCCATGGGCACGGATCGTCGCCCCGGAGGCTCGGGTGGATTCGACCAGCTGACCGATGTCCTCCAGGCCTGGTGTGGGCCCAGTGGGCGCCTCGTCCTCGCCCCGCAGAATGCCCAGCAGCATCCGCATCTCCCCCAGAGCCTGCCGCGACGACCGGGCGAT
It contains:
- a CDS encoding VOC family protein, whose product is MTTQTHYVEDVPAVVAWYSDLLDLEPYFLRPSTQEPAYAEFRIGPDEDELGFIDQRYAPEGRRADGVGVATTYWHVEDVASAMDDLVSRGATEVEPLVRREAGFVTAVVRDPFGVVLGLMHSPHWASRH
- a CDS encoding WYL domain-containing protein — its product is MDRISTLSATGEPARPAPMDLDEAWRAVVERSEQERSRIVASVSVRETDWPVLRHHFGRHAQHVEDRPEGRMLVQVAAHTVRGLAEQLASWGQHLEVLEPAAVRAELARIGAELLDAYG